AATGGACAGGTGAATTTCAGCTGCAATAGGAAAGAGCCTACGATAGAATTCACCTACAAGCCCCATGTCATACAGCCTACTGTCCAACGCAAAATATTTGAACGAGGAATTCAGTTTCATGATTTATAATCCTGATATTCCTGATTCCTAGCCTACTGACCCCAAATGTCATAATAATTGTCTATCAAGAAATGTTGAAGACTAGCCAACATTAAATCGAAAGGGCCCTAGGCACTAAATTACACAAGACACACTTTTGCACAATTATTCCTTCAACACCTGCTGATGTTATAGCCTAGCTAAAATGGGTGACCGCACGAGCAGTGTCAGCAGTTAAATGCTCCTGTTTTattgtagcctagcctatcaaGCAGTCCTTTTaatctcaaccccccccccctctctctctctctctctctctctctctctctcctctcatctctctctctctctctctctctctctctctctctctcgctctcgctctcgctctctcattcaTACAAATTAGGAAGTGAAGTAGGGCTTTCCCCGAATTAACTCTTTAGGTTCTTACGAACACTCAAACTGCTTTTTATATACAAAGTATCCGAGACACAGCACTTCAGTCGTCAATTAATATAGCAGTTTGAAATATTTTGAACACACGTTCACTTTTACATCATGCAGCTTCAAACATTATAGGATAGGCCTGTACAATGTTATCCTAAATACAGTTTATGCTCTGAACTGCACTGAACACAATTATCAGACTTTCCATGTGATTTTCTACAAATTATTTGGTTATTTTAtccatttatttttttgcaaacgCAGGTTTTCAGTGTCCATGTCACTCAGTACGGTCTCTTGTCTAACCTTATAACAGACTTGCCCCACCTGCTCTTAACCAATGGGAaagacccccaaccccccccccccccccgctgctccccctcccccgcccaccCCAGCTTCCATCTcattcccctccacccctagaCCACCCCCTGTGTTTAGTTACTTGGGTCAATTTGGGACTTTCCTCTGAACAGTGGTAGTGGAGTAGCCAACGGAAAAACAAGCTTGGGTTTAAAGTCCCTAAAACACCCTGCAGGTTTGACTTGACACCTTGTGCAACTGCTGTGGGCAGGAGCGTGATGGTTTGAACATGTCAGAGTGCTGGTGGAACATCTCCAGCAATTATAGACAAACACATTGTTTCATTTGTTGCTTTTCTTTTTGGCCATAATCAAACCTCCTAAATTTCTGAAATGCATGTCTGAAATGCTTCCTAAGGCTTTGGTGACGTCCCCATTTGCATGGACAGTCCACACATACtcagaaaagaaaacaaacacacacacacacacacatacagttcagTAAGTATGTTATGATGTTGCAGGCCTTTCAGATGGCCTATGATATGTTGCCATAGATAACTGAATGGTAAACTCTCAGTTTGTCACAATGGGCTAGAAATGTGAGTTATGATGAACGCTGGTCTTATTGCCAGGGAGGAGACGGGTGATCTCCTTAGTGACAGGTGCCTTGGAAAGAGGTAGGGGCAGAGTTCAATGCGACCATTCAGTGGTATCATTAGAAACATGCAGCTAAATGAAAAGTTACTTTCAGAGCAGTGGGAGAAAAGCAAATGTGTGTTAGAGTCTCCATCCGGTGGTTGAACAGTTGTATTACAAGGAACAACACGAATACAACTTTCCTTTGTATACCACTGGTGGGCAGTTGAGACCACACAAACCAAAGCATGACTTTACAAGAGACTCTTTCAGTTGAAGCACATGAAGTGTAACTGTTCGGATCTCACTCTAAAGGGCAGCGTTATCCTGTGTTGCTAAACGTTGAATAAGAAAAAACGTAAGGTGGGAATGGGAGTTAATTGATATAGTATATACATTTTGGCTGGTGTTGAAAACCATGGACACAAGGAAACAACTAGGTTTGAAAAGAGTTTGTCTTagaagagaggatagaggagaggaaaagagaaagggcTAATAAAGACTAGAGAtaaagaggatgaggaggggaagggagtggGAAAATGtgaaggtgaggagaagagaagcaTTGAAaacaaaggacagagagaggagtggagaagatgGCCCTTTTTCCCACAGTGCAATGACTCTAAATGTGTTCTGTCACTCAGTGGTCTAAATGTGTCTCTACTATatatccttcctcctcccttttcaTTCACTCTCTGcccatagtctctctctctgctcttaaACATACATGCAggccctttatctctctttccctgccttGACACCACAAAGAAAACAAACCTGTTTGTCTGGCTACAACCCCGGAAACTcataaaagagagacagagagagagagagagagagagagagagagagagagagagagagagagagagagagagagagagagagaggaagacaacatgtaagagagagggggggctttCAGGATTGACAAGAATAGAGGACGgctgtgtttctgctgtgttATAACTCTGAGCAGAGCTGACTCGCGTAGCCCACGCCTCAGTGACTATTCTGAGGTACATTTGAATGTTACAGATGCGAGGGAGAGTGTTACACTATACGCAAGCTGCGCAACAGTGGCCTGGGCATGCAGGCATAAAGCGGTGAGTAGGAGAGGGTGAATAGAATGGAgggtagagtgagagaggggaatcATGATTGTTCAGTGACAGTGAgtggtttgtttttctctccttctcttgcctcccttactctgtctctcttccttcctctagaTTCTTtgaaaatagagagaggggaggctgttttgttgaaaacattttgacaccttCCCTATAAATGTTTTGCAAATCCATTTGAATGACATGGTGGATTTGCGTGGTGTGACTGGACCGAGGAACACTGAGGGTCTGAGGCCTTCCTGATGCATGACTTTCTCTGTCCCTTAGGTTTAGCCGTGTGCTTTGTGTTCTACAAACACTTCGAAATGTTATGGGATTACTCTCTGGATTAACGCTCTCTGGGGACACATTTTCTCCAACACGtttctccagacagacagacagagactctCACTTGACACCTCCCTCATACAACTGTCACAGGAAGACAGCAGACGGACAGACACGAACAGATCAGCAGAGAGGCGGACTGAAACCTCTCAACTTAGTCTTCAGGACTGCCACCAGGCCGCACAGCTTCGCATAGCCGATGGCGACGGCAGGGAGCGGGTCAGGGTCTtcgcagcctctctccagcagcgATCGCCGGCTTGTGGACAAGGCCCTGAAGAGGCTAGATAAACTAAATGGGCTGTGCACCAACCCCAGGCTGGCCTTGAGGAACAGCCCGCCGTACCTTCCTGAGCTGGTCTCCGAGACTTCCACGCTGCTCTCCCAGATTTGGGAGCCCTACCGGGGGACAGTAGGGGCTGGGGCCACAGGGGGGCAAGAGTCACGGGGGGATGAGACGGAGTACCTCGGGGTCCACGTCAGACAACTGCTGGATAAGACAGAGCGAGCCATCCTGCTCTTTAAAGAAGGACGGGATAAGATGTTCGTGGAGACTTCCAACTACAGGTGAGGAGTGTTGGCGCTCATCGTTAGAATTAAGTTGCTGAAGCCGAATCGGTGTCGTGGATCATATTAGATCAAGCCTTCAAAAATTGTTTGAGGGGAAAATTCTGATTTCTCCCAAAGCACAACGGTGTACTTGTTTGTTAAACTGCAGCAACAAAAAATGACTGTTGAAAAAGTTTGAGTTTGTTGGAAAATGCTTGACTTTCTTGGGGGGGTTTCTGAAGAATTCCTGTGCGGAGGCAGATTTCTTTGGATAAATGAACCATCGGTGGGGTGGCACAGAGAGGTGACACATCCCAGGTATGCAGCCCAGTTACCATGACACCGACAGGGGCTGTGTCCCAACACACTCTCTGACCTCCTTGTTTTCAGCCTTGCTGAATAAACTAAACTTTAATAGTTTTGTGTTCAATGTATATAAAATAGAGTGTTTTATGAGTTACGCATTTGAACATTATTCCAGCCGGCTGAATTGTATATTCACTGTGCATATTCATAAAAAGACAAGTAAGACCAAGTAATGTAAGTCTACAATTAGACCAGCTAGCAATCATCGCAGTTCATCTTCAGTATAGCTCAAAAGAAGATATGTTGACAGCCCCTAGTTTCCATAATCTTTGTTAATTTGGCGATTGTTGAGTTATTTTGTTTTGTCACAGACGTGAGGTTATCTGTGGGTAATGGTTCTTTAGGTGGGTGTTTTAGGAAGGGTAAAGAAGTCTTTCTGTTTAGAGCTAGAGGCCTGTCCTGTAAAGACTACTAATGTGCAAAACAGAAAATGGGCCAAACCTGATGCTTTCTGATGCTAAATCAGGCAACGGCAGCCAGCTTGCGAAACACAAAAGAGGGTAACCAGAGGAGGATAGGTGTTCTATATAACAAACAGACGCTACATATTGTCAACATaatagcaacaacaacaaaaagaaacTGGTGATTTTGTATAGCCCATCATCAAGTTTCGAAGGTCTCCGATAACTGAACATTGAGGGAGGTTTGTCAGTCAGAGTGAGATGGCATTATCAATGTCATCACTGGTTGGGTTTTAAAGACAACTGATACAAGACATTTTCTTTTGAAACAGTTATTTGCGTCTTTGTAACTAGTTATAGTAACAAGTTAACtaaaatatatactgtacaaaAGTAAGAAAAGTGACCACAGTTAACCACCAGCATTGTTTCAACCAAGAATAACCAGCTAAGAACAATTCTGACACAGGAATGTTTTCTAGAGTAATGCAGTACAGCAGGACTAGCAAGCAAATAAATTGACTTGAATTGAACAGTCACTCTAACAAGGACTGAAACTGTTGTTTCACGACCTCACATTTTGTTTATGTTTAAACAAAAGTAATATTCTCTCAATCCAATGAATCTTCCAATGAATGGTTATGATTGAAGATTTCTACATAAATAAGATTTAGTTAGAAACCAGACAAATCCCTATTAACTCAAACTGTATAAAAGCAAAAAACAATTTATAGGACAGGGTATAGGGTGCCCCGGTGGCTAACAGGGTAAGAGTGTGCACCACAAGGCAAATGCCTTGTTGTTCAAATCTGGCCCAGTCTCTGCTTGATGATTGATTGTGGTGATTTTTCTTGTTTGCCTGTACAAATAAGATACATGTAGATACATTAAAGTAGTTTCACGTCACCTATTTGGGATTAACTTGTGAGGCGATAACTTGTGTGGGAGAACAGGAGGCTGGAAGACTGCAGTATGTTTGTGCTGACAATAATGATCATAATAGCACACCTCAGTTCTCAGTAATGTTCATGAAAGCTGGTGGCACAACATGGTATCTTAACTGTGGACAACATAGGGCAGAATGTCGCCTGTAGAAATGTATTTTTGGACTTTGCACCCGAGTGACACGGTAAAGAGATATAATAGTGGGAGATAAAATAGGCAGAGTAGAGGAAAGGTTTTTCGTTCAGTTCAGTACAAATGGTTCTAATCTTCTGACACTGCCCACACAATACCACACTTACACAGCCAGAAcaaaacgtgcacacacacgaacatcTTTAACCATTGTTGCTTCAATTGGTCAGAAGCTAGTAGAACATTCTACCACACCAATCGTCAAGGCAGGAAGCACAATACTTTACAGCATCTTGACTTCCTGTTCATAGAAGAAAATCTGTAGGCGTCAGTGTGTACGTGAAAGCAAAAGAAAGTGTGAAAAATGTGCATAATGCATCTCTATTCCATTCATGGAAACAGCCTTTTTGTGCTTTTATTCTGGCCAAACAGTGTTTTTTCTTAAACCGCAAACTAGAAGACACATACTTTTAGGTTAATACTTTTTGACGATCTTACAATAAATTCCTGTGGACATGTCCTGTGTCCATATCCCCAGGAGGAACTTGACCAAGCTGTCCCTCCTCTTCAGTCACATGCTCTGGGAACTCCGAGCCCTGTTTCCCGGGGGCCGTTTTCAAGGCAACACCTACAGGCTGACTAAGACAGAGGCTGGAGAATTCTGGAGGCGAGCGTTTGGAAACAAGTATGTAAGAGGGGGCGGTGTAAGTGGGGTAAGTGGTGGACTGAGGGTGTACTAAGGTGGTCTTGACCCGCTGGCCTGGAACAAGACGTCCAAACAACATGCACTGTGTCATCGTGGTTTCAGTTGTTTTTCCTCTCTTCTGACGTGAGTCCCAAACTttcttgcttctctctctctctctctctctctctctctctctctctcaggtgtatAGTGCAGTGGGGCAGCTTCAAACAGCAGCTGCGTGGTGTCCACCCATtcgaggaggggatggaggccaTGGCTCTGAAGTCCACCGTGGACCTCACCTGCAACGACCACGTCTCTGTGTTTGAGTTTGACATCTTCACGCGACTGttccaggtgtgtttgtgtcaaacacTAATATATTGTATAATGCCCTGgactgcatttttttttttttttttttagcttgtCTTTCTCACACATCTGTATTTTGTGCCTTGTATTTTTGTGTAACTATATGTTGTCTTGCACATTTGCGCTTTGTCTTGGCCAGGTCGCCGTTGCAAAtgagaatatgttctcaatcagcttacctggttaaataaagattttatcattatcattattattattattactgacCCGCTGAACAACAGGACATCAGTCACAAGATAAGATCTAAGATGGGTTAAGGATGTCTCACAGACTGAATCCCAATGTAGTCTGGGACCCATGATATTTCAATAAAAATGTCCTTTTACCTCTAGAATCTACTGGGACAAATCAGTTTTTAGGGTGGCAAAGTGTTCAGTCCATGGTTAATAAGGTGTCAAGTATTACTGTTTAGTTCACATGGTGCTGTAATTGTGCTGCAATCAGCTCTGAACCCTTACTGAAATTAATGTATGTTTCTCCTTATTCAAATCAAGACATACTGTATCTGGACATTCATAAAGGAATCAAAGCTGTAGACTTTTTAAATCTCGAAGCTCATTAAAAAAGGATCTTCCATCAACATCTCTTTCTCCAAGCCTTGGAGGTCTCTGCTGAGAAACTGGAACCAGCTGGCCGTGACCCACCCAGGCTACATGGCCTTCCTCACCTACGACCAGGTCAAAGGCAGACTGAGCCACTACCTGCATCGTCCAGGAAGGTGAGCAGACCGCAGACCACTGGACCACAGCCCAAAGAGATGTACTGTATTTCTGATACACAGTGGAACATTGCCACACCATTGGTGTGTGGGTGATCCATACGGTCCTTATTTAGATCATGTGATCATTCCCAAGtagagcagctgtgtgtgtttttctccagCTACATCTTCCGTCTAAGCTGTACACGCATGGGACAGTGGGCTATCGGTCATGTGACCAACAACAGAGGCATCATACAGACCATCCCAGAGAACACCCCTCTCTACCAGGCTCTCATCCAGGGCTTCAGAGAGGGCTGgtgagacagcacacacacacacacacacagcgtaacactcacacacatccccactccTGTTCTAACGGCAGAATGTGTGTTTTGACGCAGCTACCTCTACCCAGATGGTAGGGAAGTGAATCCAGACCTCACCATCCTGTGCGAACCTTTCCTGAGAAGCAGGGTCAAAGTTACAGAGGTGAAAACAAGTGGTTGCCCACACTTTCACCATATCAACCATCAATGTTGTTGTATGATCCTCTACGGGCTTACAACCTGCATGCGTTGTCACAATTAGTAtcctgcttgtctgtgtgtctgtttgtctgtctagactgactgtctgtctgtctgtctgtctgggggtcagatggctgagaggttagCAAATCGAGCTATAAGTCAGAAGGTTatcggttcgattcctggccgtgcaaaatgttgtgtccttgggcaaggcacttcaccctacttgccttggggggaatgtccctgtacttactgtaagtcgctctggataagagagtctgctaaatgactacatgtaaatgtctgtctctctctcatcatcatcGTTCTCTCCTCTTCAGGAACAATATGAGATCTACTGTGACATGGGGAGCACGTTCCAGCTGTGCAAGAtctgcacagagagagacaaggacacTCGCATCCAACCGTGCGGGCACCTCCTCTGCCAACCCTGCCTTAGAGGCTGGCAGGTACGCCAACCGGATAAGTCACAACAACAAACGTGTATCAACGTTTTCAAGATTCCCCCACCCATTGAGTCCTGTGATGCACACTGCCATCAAACTCACACTGTGCCACACCCAAACTCACCCAACTGTGAGTTAATGGTACTCTCGTTTGGAACACCCAAAGCGCTTATGATTTTCAAGTGCTGTGGCTTTGGAAGTTCTATTGCTGTATTGGGCCTGCAGTAGAACTTGAGTGGTTGCTGCTGAGATTTGAAAATCTTTTCACTGCGCAGTGAAAGAGTGTTGCCAGGCAGCATTGTATTGTTGTTGAGCTTAAGGCCAGGTACTACAGGCAAAAACCCAGATTTTAGTTCAGGTGGTCAATTTGGATATTTTTTGATATTTTGGTTCTATAACCAGTAAACTTTCATAACATGCCACAATTATTGCCCAAAacacttttaattttttttttttatgatgatTTTATACACCCTTCGCCAAGTAAACAAAACCTTAAATCATGGTCTGTTACCATCTTTTGTTGTAATTTGTCTCAGCAAGTTAAGAATTAACTTAAAGGAATTGTATATTGTTGGAAAGCTTATTCTCTCAAGCATATGGCTAGCCAAATCATATATTGCTATTTACTTTGTTGTCATGGCAGTGAGGGGAGGAACACAAAGCGAGAGAGAACCCGTTCTAACACTTCTAAATGTTTAACAGCGATTTTCTCAAAATGACATCTAGCACACATGTCAAGCTAGGCAACTCTAGGCTCATAATAGGTAAAGCCACACAATTTTACATGCTGCTTTGTACTTTGAATATCTAGACATGTTCAGAGGGATTTTCAAATATATTTTGTCAATTTCATTTTATGTGGTATTATATGCAAAAAAGAGGCGAAAACTTAGTTTTTTAGCACTTGTCACGTGCATTACAACATAATTAACtgaaaaaacattattttgacaAAAGCCTCTAAACAAGTCTAAACAATTAGTTATTGATCCCattaaaacaaaccaaaacgGTCTGACTTCATCTATGATGGAGTTGCCGTGTTCTACATTGTATGCAAATTAGCGCATATTTTATGAGAAAACACGTAATTTGCATACTTTATTGGGGGGTAAACTAAAAGTCACAATACAAAAATATCTTATATTTTTGGGTATATCCATGTggtaaagtttcattttgatagaagaacaggatttttttttttctattcacCTGTAGTACCTCCCCTTAAAGACAGATCTGGGCACCGTCTAATATGTGGCTTGagacttcctgtgtgtgctgaGCCATACATCCTTCTCACACATGGCTGTCACAGTTCACCGTTGTGACACTCACCGCTATAGTTTCCACTGGGTagccaggtcacacacacacacacacacatcaagacaCACTTTAGTACACACTCTCTATGATCAAGGGACACAGAAAGAAGGTTACCGACAGCCGACTCTAATGTATCTTAGAATTCCACTTACtttgtagaaagagagagagatagagagagatagagagacgaaCAATGTGAGAGGATACAGATACACAATTGGATATGCTTCACTATGTCTGAGCCACATGAAATCAGTTGACTTACTGTAAAGGATCTTATTATGCAAACTGCTCACATACAGCACGCACATGCTCTTCCGCGCACATTTCTTGCACTAAGCAGGTTTGGACATGAGTGTTTGCTCGTGAGTGCGTGCGGGTGCGAatgggtgtcaggtggctgagcggttagagaatcgggctagtaaccagaaggtcgctggttcgattcccggccatgccacatgacgttgtgtccttgggcaaggcacttcaccctacttgcctcaggggaatgtccctgtacttactgtaagtcgctctggataagagtgtctgctaatgactacatgtaatgtaaatgtaatggctCTTCCTGTTTTAGAAGTCCGATGGCCACACCTGTCCATACTGCCGCTGTGACATCAGAGGAACGGAATCCATTTTGGTCGAGCCCTACCTGCCCAGTGGAGGggtcgaggaagaggaggaggaggaggaggaagatcacCTCGAGGATGTGGAGCTGGTGATGAGACAGCTAGCCGCCATGAAAAGGGTACGCCCACGTGAGAGTGCGTGCTTATCTGACCCCTCGCCTGCAGTCTCAGCATCGGCCTGTCCTGCCTGGGCTGACACCCTCTCTTGTCAGAAATGTGCACTCCCTCCAGACAACGTGATCTCCCCCGTTCTTCCAGGTGTCAAGTGATGGCTACCAGGTCCCGGTCTGTAacctctctccgcctcctctgcctcccaaaCTGAGTGTGTCCTCACCCGGGCCCTCGTCACGCCTCGCGTCACGCCACCATGTGGCGGACACGCCTGAGAAACATGCACGAAACATGCACTCATGCTTTGTAAGTCTACACGCATGGTCtacaactgttttttttttacattttacattctgTCACATGACGTCGAAGTGGTTCTGGTTTTCCTCCgaaatgtctgtgtgtcttctacAGTCCCACAGCCATGGCCTCACCGGCAGAGACCTGACACATCCCAACAGTGCCACCATCAGGTAAGAGAGGGTATGAGGGTCAACAAAGTTCATATAAAAAAAGTTGTGTAAAGATAGACTCAGGGAGACTTGCTGCTTGCATGTCGGCAGTGGCCTAAAGGTGTTTAATAATTTTAAATTAAATCAAATTATTGAAAGATTTTTTGA
This Osmerus eperlanus unplaced genomic scaffold, fOsmEpe2.1 SCAFFOLD_755, whole genome shotgun sequence DNA region includes the following protein-coding sequences:
- the cblc gene encoding E3 ubiquitin-protein ligase CBL-C isoform X1, producing MATAGSGSGSSQPLSSSDRRLVDKALKRLDKLNGLCTNPRLALRNSPPYLPELVSETSTLLSQIWEPYRGTVGAGATGGQESRGDETEYLGVHVRQLLDKTERAILLFKEGRDKMFVETSNYRRNLTKLSLLFSHMLWELRALFPGGRFQGNTYRLTKTEAGEFWRRAFGNKCIVQWGSFKQQLRGVHPFEEGMEAMALKSTVDLTCNDHVSVFEFDIFTRLFQPWRSLLRNWNQLAVTHPGYMAFLTYDQVKGRLSHYLHRPGSYIFRLSCTRMGQWAIGHVTNNRGIIQTIPENTPLYQALIQGFREGCYLYPDGREVNPDLTILCEPFLRSRVKVTEEQYEIYCDMGSTFQLCKICTERDKDTRIQPCGHLLCQPCLRGWQKSDGHTCPYCRCDIRGTESILVEPYLPSGGVEEEEEEEEEDHLEDVELVMRQLAAMKRVSSDGYQVPVCNLSPPPLPPKLSVSSPGPSSRLASRHHVADTPEKHARNMHSCFWFWFSSEMSVCLLQSHSHGLTGRDLTHPNSATIRCQWEELTNSEEENSWGVQQPRSRTSSNKSALPVSSVEESISLPAQLPSSSTTCGDGGAVWNGPSNPEKKKGRLNERGARTAEHRTKGHEQREMERNMSS
- the cblc gene encoding E3 ubiquitin-protein ligase CBL-C isoform X2, yielding MATAGSGSGSSQPLSSSDRRLVDKALKRLDKLNGLCTNPRLALRNSPPYLPELVSETSTLLSQIWEPYRGTVGAGATGGQESRGDETEYLGVHVRQLLDKTERAILLFKEGRDKMFVETSNYRRNLTKLSLLFSHMLWELRALFPGGRFQGNTYRLTKTEAGEFWRRAFGNKCIVQWGSFKQQLRGVHPFEEGMEAMALKSTVDLTCNDHVSVFEFDIFTRLFQPWRSLLRNWNQLAVTHPGYMAFLTYDQVKGRLSHYLHRPGSYIFRLSCTRMGQWAIGHVTNNRGIIQTIPENTPLYQALIQGFREGCYLYPDGREVNPDLTILCEPFLRSRVKVTEEQYEIYCDMGSTFQLCKICTERDKDTRIQPCGHLLCQPCLRGWQKSDGHTCPYCRCDIRGTESILVEPYLPSGGVEEEEEEEEEDHLEDVELVMRQLAAMKRVSSDGYQVPVCNLSPPPLPPKLSVSSPGPSSRLASRHHVADTPEKHARNMHSCFSHSHGLTGRDLTHPNSATIRCQWEELTNSEEENSWGVQQPRSRTSSNKSALPVSSVEESISLPAQLPSSSTTCGDGGAVWNGPSNPEKKKGRLNERGARTAEHRTKGHEQREMERNMSS